The region TGGTGCGGTAACCGATGCTTACGGCTGCGCCGCACTTAATTATAAACCTTCTAATTCGCGCATCCTTGACTCAACCTTTTGGACAAAGAAGATTTAGCGTGCGGTACCTTATAATCCCAATCCTTGCCCTCGGTTTTCTTTTGCGCCTGTTAACCGCTCAGGGCACATTTCTCAACCCGGACGAAGCGATTGTGTTTCTCGTTGCCAATCAACCGCATCTGAAGGCGGTGATTCAAGCCGGCTTAACCCAGCCCCATCCGCCGTTAACCTTTATCCTCCTCTACTTCTGGCGTCTGCTTGGAACTTCAGAACTTTGGCTCAGGCTGTTTTCGGTCCTGACCGGCACCGCCGCAATCTATTTCCTTTACAAATACCTCCGGTTAAAACTGGACCAGGGTACTGCCCTTGCCGGTGCGGTTCTGTTCTCCTTTCTACCTGCGGTCGTCGGTTTATCGGCTGAAGTTCGGCAGTATTCCCTGCTTCTGCTCTTAATGACTATCGCCCTTTACCTTATGGAACTCGGGTTTACCCAATCCCATCCTGTTGCCCTTTTCCTGTCCGGCATCTTTTCCGGACTTGCCGGCGCCACCCAGTACTCCGGTGTGGTGCTTTCGGTTGCGCTGGGCATCCTGTTTCTGTTCCGGGCGATAAGCAAGAAGGTAAAAAAGCCGCTCTGGATTTGGGGTAGTGTGGGGCAACTTTTCGCCCTCTTCATCTACGCCTTTTTCTACTTTACCCACATCGCCCATCTGCAAGGCAGCCCGATGCAACAGTTTGCCCTGACCGGCTGGCTGCGCACCTCCTACTTTCATCCGGAACTGGAATCACCCTTGCGCTTTCTTTTCCGCACCACCTTTGAGTTATTCTCCTATTTCTTTGGCTCCCGGCTCTTCGGCATCCTGGGCATCATCCTGTTTATCACCGGTATCACCCTCACCATCATCAGACGCCGCTGGAACCTGACCCTTTTGCTCATCGTACCTTTCGTTGTTAACATCCTCTCCGCCTTTTTGCGCTATCTACCCTATGGTGGCACCCGCCATTCAATCGTCCTTGCCCTGTTTGTCGTCATTGGCATCACCACCGCATTAAGTTTTATACGGGTAAACGCCCGGCTCAAACCCGCCATCGCCGGTATCCTGATGCTCGGGGCTAACATCCTTCTCACCCCACCGGCACAGCACATCTCCCGGCACAACGCCCGTCAACAATTGATGCACCGGGCGATTGAAATCCTGAAAAGTAACGCACCGGAAGGCGATACCATCTTTGCCGACTATCAGAGCAGCGTTTTGTTGAGTTACTACCTTGCCGACCACACCAAGCCGGTGCCGTTCTTTGGAAAAACGGTTGGTCCTTTCTGGGAGTTCAACTACGGTGGTTATCTTGTTGTGTCCAGCACCGATTGGAGCCTGAACCGGCTCCAGTTCCTCACCGCGCTTGACTCCCTTTTCCAATACTACAGTTTCCGTGATAACCGAACCATCTGGGTATTTGACGGCGGCTGGGGCAGACCGCTTGTCTCCAATGAACCCGAACTTGGCAGTAACCTTGCGGTTTTTCCTGTCACCGCACCCGCCATCGCGATTGAGAGTTTACTTTTGACCGCCAGTGAAAAACTACGGTCTATGATAAAAAGCCCGGTGCGCGCGGTCTTTCTGCCCACCCGTTACCACAAGAGCACAACGGTCAATGCCGCAAGCCCGCTTGCTCAGCAGGTGCTCAGTTATACGCAACTCTACCTCCGGGCAAAACAGGGGCAAAATGAGTTTGACTCCTGCCTGCCCGCGCTTGCCTTCTGGGTTTTTCAGGCACCGGAGTGGCACCCTGAGTTTATGGCGTATATGGCGGACGGTGAAAGTTACATCTCTGCGGGCTACCGCTTCACCCTGCTGTTGATGGATGTCAGCCATCAGATTGCTGTCTATCGGATAGAGAAAATTGAACGATAAAATCATATCACCATTGTTGTTCTAACCGTCCTTTCTTCTTGCCCGCTTCATTGGACATCAACTTCAAAAGATATAAAATCCGATAAAGGAGGTCGGTATGAAACAACTAATTGTCATCCTGTTTCTGGCAACACTTGTCCTGCCCGCATCTGCCCAGATTAACAATCCGTTACACAACTACGAACTGCGGGCAATTTACGAAACCGGCGCATTCCGGTTCCAGAAACACTCAATCCGATTCGGACCCGAAGGCACAACCTTTGACTATGTCCAGAACGGTGGTCAGAAAAACCTCTTCCCATTCCAGCGTGGTTCATTTGAACTGCACCTGAAACCGCGCCACACCTTCCTATTCCTCTATCAACCGCTTGATGTCCGCACCCTTACCACCCTGACCGAACAACTGATTCTTGACTCTGACACATTTCCCGCCGGCACACCGATGAGCTTACGCTACGGATTTGACTTCTACCGGGTCAGCTGGCTCTACGACCTTTGCGCCGCTGCCGACCAGGAACTGGGAGTTGGTCTTTCACTTCAGTTGCGCAACGCCGCCATCTCCTTCACCGCGCTTGATGGCACCAAACAGCGGGTTTACAACAACCTTGGTCCGGTACCGGCGCTAAAAGCACGCATCCGGATGCCCTTAAACTCAAACCTCTGGTGGGCAGCAGAAATTGACGGCATCTATGCCCAGGGCACTTTCGTCACCGGCTCAACCAATGTGGAAAGCAGTTTCAAAGGCGCAATCCTTGACGGCTCCTTACGCCTGGGCACGCACATCAACCGCTTCCTTGACGGCTTTGTCAACCTGCGCTATCTCGGTGGCGGCGCCGAAGGCACCCAGAAGAAACCCGAAAACCCCAACAGCACCGGCTACACATCTAACTGGCTCGGCGCGCTGTCATTCTCGCTGGGCATAATGTTACACTAAAGAGACATCAAACGAACGGCAACCTGCCCTTCCGGTTGGGGTTGCTGTTCTGCTCGTGAACCGGACGCAGAATCCGACAATAACCGGCACATCAATAAAGGAAAAGGGTATTTGATAACCCGAGTGTAAGTTTGACAGCGCATTCGGGAGTTGTTAATTTTACTTATACCGGTAAAATCGGAGAAAAACAAAGGGTAGCCAGATGCAAAAAAGGGAGGTAAAAGTGCGACCGTATCCTTTGTTTATCACACTGTCAATCTGTTTGCTTATAACCGGCCTCATCGGCAAGGATGCGGTGATTGACAACCGAGCAATCGCCCTGACACCGGTTCTGACCGACCAGATTATTATCCCCCGGCTCATTTCGTATCAGGGCAAACTGACCGATACCCTTGGAAGACCGGTACCGAACGGCAACTACTCATTGACCTTCCGGCTCTACACCCAGGAAACCGGTGGCAACCCTTTCTGGAGCGAAACCCAGACGGTGCTGGTCCAGAACGGGCTATTTTCGGTCCTGCTGGGTGCGGCAATACCAATCCCGTCAATTCCGGATAACGGTAATCTATACCTCAGTATGCAGGTGGACGCGGGTAGTGAACTGACTCCCCGTTTAAGGATTGGTAGTGTTCCCTACGCCTATCTGGCAGGAAGAACCGCTAACGCCGATGCCTTGCAGGGCAAGGACACAACCGCGCTTGACTCCCGCTATGTGAACGAGGCACAAACAAACTCCATTACCAGCGCAATGATTCAGGATGGTGCAATTACCAATGCCGACCTCTCCAGTAATGCGGTTACGAGCGACAAGATTCTTGACGGCACAATCAGGGCTGCGGACCTTAATCAGATGGGTGCGGCAACAGGTCAAGTTTTAAAGTGGACCGGCGCTGCCTGGGCACCAGGAAATGACAATGTTGGTCAGGGTGATAGCGCCTGGGTGCGCGGCACACCGGACTCGGTTCTTTACACAATAAGGCAACTGGGCATTGCGCGTGGTGGTGCCAATAATATGCTTTATGGTTCCGGTCGCCACACCCATACGAACCTCGGTGTTGCCTGCACAACTGGAACAAGCGGCCAGAATTATTACTATTGCACGGTTGCTGGCGGATTAGGCAACACCGCTTCTGTTGACTATGCCACGGTTGCCGGCGGATTAGGCAACACCGCATCGAACTACTATGCAACGGTTGCCGGCGGCTGGTACAATACCGCCTCGGGCATAAATGCCACGGTTGCCGGCGGACACTACAACACCGCCTCAAGGTACGCTGCTACAGTTGGGGGTGGAGATGGCGACACCGCCTCGGGCTACTGGGCAACAGTAGGAGGTGGCTCTGCAAATAAAGCGTCGGGCGACTATGCCACGATTGCCGGTGGCAAGGACAACAATGCCCTGGGCTACGCTGCCACGGTTGCTGGCGGGTATGCGGACACCGCAACGGGAGATTACAGTTTTGCAGTTGGCTATAACTCGGTTGTGCGATCAGCTTTTTCACACTCTGCGGCATTCAACGGTCAGACCGCA is a window of candidate division WOR-3 bacterium DNA encoding:
- a CDS encoding glycosyltransferase family 39 protein, which encodes MRYLIIPILALGFLLRLLTAQGTFLNPDEAIVFLVANQPHLKAVIQAGLTQPHPPLTFILLYFWRLLGTSELWLRLFSVLTGTAAIYFLYKYLRLKLDQGTALAGAVLFSFLPAVVGLSAEVRQYSLLLLLMTIALYLMELGFTQSHPVALFLSGIFSGLAGATQYSGVVLSVALGILFLFRAISKKVKKPLWIWGSVGQLFALFIYAFFYFTHIAHLQGSPMQQFALTGWLRTSYFHPELESPLRFLFRTTFELFSYFFGSRLFGILGIILFITGITLTIIRRRWNLTLLLIVPFVVNILSAFLRYLPYGGTRHSIVLALFVVIGITTALSFIRVNARLKPAIAGILMLGANILLTPPAQHISRHNARQQLMHRAIEILKSNAPEGDTIFADYQSSVLLSYYLADHTKPVPFFGKTVGPFWEFNYGGYLVVSSTDWSLNRLQFLTALDSLFQYYSFRDNRTIWVFDGGWGRPLVSNEPELGSNLAVFPVTAPAIAIESLLLTASEKLRSMIKSPVRAVFLPTRYHKSTTVNAASPLAQQVLSYTQLYLRAKQGQNEFDSCLPALAFWVFQAPEWHPEFMAYMADGESYISAGYRFTLLLMDVSHQIAVYRIEKIER